CTTTCAAAAATGATTGTGTGTGTAGAATTATGGGTATGGGTAACTAATTGGTTGGGGACAGGGTTCAGTACAAAGTTAGCATTAGGTGTTAGCTAGACGTAAACGCACAAAAGCATGCaacgaaaattgtttttggcgCAGCACAAAACAGTTCACGACATTTGtaataaagaaacaaaataatcaaaaatctTCATCAGGCGAATTCGCAAATCAAGAAATTACACTGTAAAAAACAACTGGGATCGAGTTTAACAATTACAGAGTACttatagcacacacacatacacaccaaagaaaaaaaaaacaggaagaAAAAGGGTAGAGATTACTGAGTAGACTGGGAGAAAATTAATGAATACACTGAGATAAAAACAGAAATGGCATTGGAAacgcaaaaaataaacactacaaaaatgtatgcaaaagtTATTGTACTCGCTATTTGTATAACGCAtgttgtataaatatatatgatattagATACGTTAAATAGAGCGATCaaaaatagttatatatatatatatatatatataccgatttatatatatttaaatatgtctATGTGTATATTGATAGATAGTATGCAAGTATTTCAAGAAGTTGTGTAAGTATTTTTGCTGATCTTGTTGTCTTGCTCAAAGATCGATAACAGGATCAACAGCGTGTGATCGTATTCGATTCGATTCCAAGTTTATGTTAGATTTtcttctgttttgttttctttttgcttctTCTCGTCAGATATTCAATTACATAGATTATGCAAATGGTTTATGATCAAGTAAAACGaaacaaatcgatatcgatcgATATCGATCGATTTGTTTTGCCTTACACTAACATTGAGGTTAGGACACTAAATAAGGTAATGCTGATTGTTGTGGCCAGCGcaatgattgttgttgttgctgttgttgttgatgttgttgttcttgttgctgttcttgttgttgtgattgtgaGTTGTTTGTGTAGCGAACTGACGCCGGAATTGAAGCCGGCCGAATAGAGCAATGTGCCAAGATTGTTATTAGCTGAATCGGACTCACCTCTGGTCGTTTTCATAATGATAGATGCCGGCGATGAATAGCCGATGGCATTGTGTGCCTTAAGCTCGATGCGATAATACGTATTGCCGCTCAGATCGGACATCTGATAAGATGTGGTCTCCACAACCTCGACCGTATTGCAGCGATTCTCCAGCTCGTGCCAGGTGCCGGCCATCTTAACGCCCTGTAGTGATCAAGTACAAATTAGTTGCCAAATTAGTTGCCGACTCagttctttttattaattttttctttgcagTGCACTTACCGGACAGTACTTGATCTGGTAGCGATCGATGGGCTCACCATTGTCAGCGGGCACGCCCCAGCGAAGCTCAAAGTGATCCGAATAGGGTGAGACGACGACCGGTTCCTCCTTATCGTTCTGTACGGGGCTGTGCAATGGCTTGGGCTCCTCGGGCGCGGAACGACGCGGCGTCGATTGCTGTTGATTCACACCCCAATTGCCAAGACCAACTTGATTGCGTGCCGCAAAACGGAAACTGTACATGGTCTGTGGACGCAGTCCCTCAACAATGTACGGCGAGTCGGGTGACCAGCTACGATTCAGAGCCGTCGACCAGTCCGGATTGAGTGCCTCCTTGTATTGTACACTGAACGCCAGTATGGGCAGGCCGAGCTCTGTGGCCGGGCCGCGTATATCGAAGGTGATGGTGGTCGCCGTCAGCTGGCGGGGCACAGCTGCCGTTACAAAGTCCGGTACGCGCGCCTCCTTCAGCTGCATATCGTGCTCGGCAGAGCCATGGATATTGGTGGCAATGCACTTGTAGGCGGAATAATATTGCCGGGTCACTGGATGAACAATGAGATCGCTGCGTGGTCCGGTGCCTTCGATCTTGAGATTCGTGTCATACAGATCCTTAATGTTGCGTCCATTCCAGCGCCATTCGATGGTCGCATTCGGTATGCCCATAGCCAAGCAGCTAAGATTTGCCATGCGCTGCTCCCAGCTGAATACCGGCGGCAATTCCTTCATGTGCGTAAAATCTGGCGGGAATTCAACGGCAATGTGTCCAGTCTTGTAGGCGGTGTCACCCTTGTTCTTGGCAATGCACTGATACAAGCCGTCGTCTGTGCGCTGGGATCGTGCAATTCGCAAGGTGCCGGTGCTCTCGCCGCGTTCCTCATCAAAATATTGTTCGAGAGTGATGCGTTCATCGTCCATTTGGACGCCAGGCGTGTACTGCTGTTCGGTGCCCCAACGACGGAAAGTGATGGCCGGTGCGGGACGTCCCTTAGAGCGGCAGGTGATGGCAATTTCCTTGCCAGTGACACCCGTCACATTGTACAGCTCATAGACAGAGGGACGAACGAGCACAGTTAGCTTGGTCTTCTTATCCACAACGCCGGCAGCGTTCTTGGCAATGCACGTATAGGTATCGTAATCCTCCTGGGTAACCGAGCTGATGGTCAACAGACCCGTTTGGGCATCCACCTTAAAGCGATCCGCATTGGCCACATTTAGCTGCACAGAGTCCTTGATCCAGCTTATCTCCGGCACCGGTTTACCAGTTGCCGTGCAATTGGCGGCAAACGGTTTGCCCTCAACAGCCTCCAGTATGGCGGGCAGATGTGTTATTACTGGACCGATATAGACTTCCACTCGAATGGTACGCTCCAGAAGTTCACCCGTTTCGATGACTGCCGCACGACAGGTGTAGATACCGTCATCTGTTTCGGCCACGTCGCGTATGAGCAAGCCATGTGTCTGCACCACGTGCTTCGAATCTGTGCGTATCTGTGGCAGGAAGAGAAGTGTCGGTGTGTCTGAGAGTGAGTGGGGCTGGATCAGGTTGTCTAGTGTTGCATTACTTACCGGATCGCCATTGCGCAGCCAGTCAATGGTTGGATTGGGATCGGCTTTCACCTCGCACTTCACCACGTAATCATCGCCCAGTATAGGAAATTGATTCTCCGGCGCATTTGTCCAGGTAATAGCCACTGGAAAGGAAAACAGAGAAAAGGGGTAAGTGAAATGAGTATTGTAGTTGCAGCTCTAGTTCTTCCAGTGAAATGTCAAACAAATTTCTAGACAAGTTGTTGACATTGGTAGCTAacgtggcgtatacgtaatataattttaagcaAACTCTCACGTTCACAAGTAAGCTAAATAAACATCGAGCACAAAATCCCCTATATGTGCACGTATTTGTTAGCTAGAATCCAAGCAGCCAAGTAACGAGTCATTCAGCTAACCCAAAACATGAACCAAGACCAACAACTTGCCACAATCCACGCAATGCGCTCCATGGGTCACTAACGAGCCGGACGACGTCGTCGTCCTCGTCTTTTCGAGGCATGCCAATAAATctctgttgcagcagcagcagcagaaattgaaaaaattgcaAACTGAAATTCCTAAATCAAATACTTGCGCACAATCCAAACACAAACAGGCATCGGCCAAATGGACACGGGGGGAGTGCTGGGCCGGGTGAAGCAGCCTGgacagccagtcagccagcaaATCGAAGCTGAGGGTTCAAAGTTAAGGCACAAACTACAATATTTTACACAACCAACTGTTTAAATATATCCACAGAGAGCTGTGCAGAAATTCCCTTCCAAAGCTGGTTacccacgttgggcgccaaaCATTCGCATCAGGGCTGCTCAGGTGCAGTTGCTATTGCCACAGTTCAGTGACTTCCTGCGATTCATTTGGCTTAATGATAGCTTGTAAATTGTTATTGAATTGCGTTTTTACTGCAATTAAGTTGATGCGATTAGCAAGAGTGCATAAATACTAATTAAGAGTTTTGAAAATATGAACTAAGCTGCGTCAAGTCCGAGGCGATTTCAATGAGTTTTGGCTCTTGGGATTTATTTTGCAATTCAATTTTGCTTAGCACCGTTTCAGGGTTCGAACTTACTTAaagttgtttttaaatatattaatctgAAAAGGTTTTACGTTCAGCTTTCTAACTGTTCTTATTTTATAGTAACGCAACCAATTTACTTTATAAATGCGCAGATAAAGGCTGAAATAGTTTTCTGTCAAATTTCAAGCCCATAAAGTGTCTTAATGATTGCACAGCATTTCcgtctatctatctatacGTTCTTTCAACCCCTTTGATCGCATCAACCTCGGGGActacagacttgaaattttgaagGTAATTCATGCACACCTGCCTTTTTCGAATCTTAAATAGCTCGCACTATTTGTTAGATATCGTGTTGAATTCAAATTGACATTGATATGCTCTATTTTCGTTTATCACATCTTGGACTTTATGAGCCGCAGCTGGGTTCTAAGTAATTCGTAGCTAACGGGAGCACTCTTAAAGCTTTTATAGTCTCTTCTCTTAGTCAATTAAATACCTAAATTTGATCAGACTTTGAAGCAGGGCGATTAAAATATGGTCAATATTTGCATATCAAGAACTgtcataaataacaaaaatccaaGTTTTTGTAAACAGTTATAGaaaaaagtgttgcctactttttgggTGCGGCAAAATTGTAGATGCATTTGCGTGGCAGgtgttaagtgaaaataaaatatataaaaaaatgccaaatctGTTGCTGAAAGGGGATGAAGTTGGGAGTTGGCTTAAGAGGGGGGAAGGGGTTTTTGGCGTGTTTCGTGAGTGTGTGGGAACGGGGGACGGGGAGGGAGGGTATCTTGAGTTGGAATGTAACATAAGTTTGCGTTATTTCCTGAGCGGAAATTGTGCAGATCACTTTTGCGGGCGCAGAGCAAAGCACAACAAGGATATCAGGCGTGGGGCGTGGGCGTTAAGGGGCGTGGCACGAAGAAATGTAGCTGCATTTGCTGAGCTGGCAGTCAGCATGGCGTGGGTGTATGTtagagtgtgtgtgcatctcaaatatttgcagtttatttataaatcaatGTAATAACAAGCCATCTGTCTATCTATCCTAGCTGTCTGTTGACTgtcaaacaacacacacagactcccacacacacacacacactttctctgtcacacacacacacataccctcagacacacacagccaaCTTGCTAGCCAATGCAGCGGGTGCACAAGGGCAAAAGTCTTTTGAGCCAAATCCTGGTGTCCGGCCTTCGGGGTTTTTACGGCTAAAGCCAAACGGGATGTTGtgttaaaaaacattttccatttacCAATTTTATTGGCAGTGTAAGTCGCCATGCCACGCCCCAAGCCGCCCATGTCATGTGTGTGCgcaacatataaaataaataaaagttccTGTCGAATTTTCTTTAGCCGAACTCCCAGTTTGGgccaaaggcaaacaaactgCAGCTTCTTATTGTTGCAGTAGTTGTTCTCATTGTTGCTGCAgtagttgttgtagctgttgcagttgttgctgttgttgctgttgctgttgctctctGCATTGTCGCTGCGTGTAAGATTTTGTTGTGCAAACACTTTTCGCTGACGCCtgacaacaacataaaaataaacacacacacaagaaagcaagaaaaaaaaggcaactAAAAAAGGAGCAAAGCAAAAGGATGGGAGATGAACTAGTTTACGATTTCATTATTAGTTTGAACAACGACAAGGACAACGCCAGGGGACAGCAAAGGACACGCGGATACACCGTCGCAAGTCGCATGACTCACAACTTATTGAAAAACTTGCTGCGacgtcaaaacaaaaacaaaaaccaaccaaaaaaaaaaaaacaataacaaataaatgcaactgcagcaagtTATTAAAAAACAGACAGCCGCAATTGCAGCTAGTGCGGCCATAAACTCATTTCGGTTTAGGTTGAACCTATATACTTTAGGCTGGTCCATAACTGGAGCACAGTTGCATTTTTTGTAAACACGTTTAAtgaagcaaatatttttttatagatttggGGCCTGTTAAGGTGGAATGGATTGCTAAGCAATTTTACGTAGGAATgaaaatttcttaaatatttgaacattttttcgTTCTTGGGGATTGAGGTATTATATTTGCCATAACTTTCGCTCAGCCAGTGTCCCGTGTCAACGAACTTCACTTGACAAGGAAGTAAGGCTGAGTAGAATATGTTCAACTGCTTACTGAGTCATGCATAGAACTGCTTTACATGTGCACGTGTGCAATCAATGCACTGCTTTGCGCGATCACAAGCGAGTACAGTTGCGTACAAGTAGACTATCTTTGAATTAGAGTTAAGTTAAGTTAAGTTGTTCTGCATTTATATAggatataaatttattatgaaactagtatattttatttcattaaatgttTTCTCCTTCAGATTAGGATTATGAGCGAAATCGTTTTTCTCATTGCTTGCTAGCGCGCCAGTGAGTACAGTTGTGTGCAGAATGGCTGGCTTTGCAAAAAGTTTCGAATGCCAAGAAGGGTTCAACATACACACCTTTTCTCCcccaataaaaattaaatatataaagagctTGAGAATCCACATAAAATATAACTCAATTAAAAGCACATAGCAACATTTTACGAGTGCCAAGGTCTCAGTTTCAATTAGTATTTTGAGAATTGGTTAAAACTATTTTGAAGATATTCATGTGCCGCAAGTTAAGTGAAATTTGTGAGCGGCACTTGCAATCTCTGCTCAAAGCAATGAAATCGGCTTAAGTCTCCACTtatgaaaacaaaacttaaatataataCGATATGAGTATGCAATATGTTATAGtttataaatgccaaaatatTACAAGTGAGCAGCTTTTGTTAATCGCTCACACTCCATAGAACTATAGAATAGGGTTTATTTAAAGAgattttgttcattttgttgcattaaatggaatttgagggctttaaataaatgcttGCATAATGCTGCACATTGCATGAGGGATGCCGCTTTAATAGAGCCAGCATGCCAGAGAGGTTCGGTGCAAAAGAGCGAAAATGAGGATGGGCTTGGGGCTTGGGGGGTTGGGGCGGTAACTTGGTAGCTGCGTGTGGCATGCAGCGTGGTCCAGTGCAAAACTTGTGCGCACTTTGGCAACATCGGAAGCTGCCATTGCAACGGAAGTTTGTTTGTAGcatatgcatttattaaaagcataaatattgaaatattaagCTGTGAGTGGCACAAACAACAGCGGACTCCGTgttctgtgtgcgtgtgtctgtctgcgtgtgtgcgactgtgtgtgtgtatgtttctGTGTGTATAAATAGTGAGACAGCAGCTACAACTACAAGTTGCAAGTCCTCTACTGGAAGTACTCGCATTTGACTGCTCCTGCAATTTGCACTTCTCCCACACAGAAATTCCTTCCCCCCCTCTCACTCGACGCTTATTTGCTTAGCTAAATGCAACTTTTGAGTTGTCAACATAGAATGAGAggaacacatacacacacacgcacgcagaGACTGGGGCTTTGTTGGTATAAAGCTGGTCAGCATGGTTTGGCAGCTCGAGTACAAGTTGTTATTAAGTTGAGTTTATGTGTAATTGCTCGTAGGTTTGTGAATTTAACAAAACTACACAGTGTAAGCAAATAAGTCTAATCGTGGCTTATATGATAAGTT
This window of the Drosophila virilis strain 15010-1051.87 chromosome X, Dvir_AGI_RSII-ME, whole genome shotgun sequence genome carries:
- the Fas2 gene encoding fasciclin-2 isoform X5, with product MGQLQRQRVAQLATLYVVLCSCLTIELSSAQQQPKLEIYPTQEVQRKPVGKPLILTCRPTVPDQTLVTDLQWKDNMNNTILPKPSNYDPLYDSKGNKKNVTGRNHPPMYTETLPGESLGLMISSLSSEMGGQYFCTASYANTEILQTSVTIKTYVAITWTNAPENQFPILGDDYVVKCEVKADPNPTIDWLRNGDPIRTDSKHVVQTHGLLIRDVAETDDGIYTCRAAVIETGELLERTIRVEVYIGPVITHLPAILEAVEGKPFAANCTATGKPVPEISWIKDSVQLNVANADRFKVDAQTGLLTISSVTQEDYDTYTCIAKNAAGVVDKKTKLTVLVRPSVYELYNVTGVTGKEIAITCRSKGRPAPAITFRRWGTEQQYTPGVQMDDERITLEQYFDEERGESTGTLRIARSQRTDDGLYQCIAKNKGDTAYKTGHIAVEFPPDFTHMKELPPVFSWEQRMANLSCLAMGIPNATIEWRWNGRNIKDLYDTNLKIEGTGPRSDLIVHPVTRQYYSAYKCIATNIHGSAEHDMQLKEARVPDFVTAAVPRQLTATTITFDIRGPATELGLPILAFSVQYKEALNPDWSTALNRSWSPDSPYIVEGLRPQTMYSFRFAARNQVGLGNWGVNQQQSTPRRSAPEEPKPLHSPVQNDKEEPVVVSPYSDHFELRWGVPADNGEPIDRYQIKYCPGVKMAGTWHELENRCNTVEVVETTSYQMSDLSGNTYYRIELKAHNAIGYSSPASIIMKTTRDKPYPYSSSSATNRLLANNAQMLAMPLLLLMLLMSTRTA
- the Fas2 gene encoding fasciclin-2 isoform X4, with the protein product MGQLQRQRVAQLATLYVVLCSCLTIELSSAQQQPKLEIYPTQEVQRKPVGKPLILTCRPTVPDQTLVTDLQWKDNMNNTILPKPTGRNHPPMYTETLPGESLGLMISSLSSEMGGQYFCTASYANTEILQTSVTIKTYVAITWTNAPENQFPILGDDYVVKCEVKADPNPTIDWLRNGDPIRTDSKHVVQTHGLLIRDVAETDDGIYTCRAAVIETGELLERTIRVEVYIGPVITHLPAILEAVEGKPFAANCTATGKPVPEISWIKDSVQLNVANADRFKVDAQTGLLTISSVTQEDYDTYTCIAKNAAGVVDKKTKLTVLVRPSVYELYNVTGVTGKEIAITCRSKGRPAPAITFRRWGTEQQYTPGVQMDDERITLEQYFDEERGESTGTLRIARSQRTDDGLYQCIAKNKGDTAYKTGHIAVEFPPDFTHMKELPPVFSWEQRMANLSCLAMGIPNATIEWRWNGRNIKDLYDTNLKIEGTGPRSDLIVHPVTRQYYSAYKCIATNIHGSAEHDMQLKEARVPDFVTAAVPRQLTATTITFDIRGPATELGLPILAFSVQYKEALNPDWSTALNRSWSPDSPYIVEGLRPQTMYSFRFAARNQVGLGNWGVNQQQSTPRRSAPEEPKPLHSPVQNDKEEPVVVSPYSDHFELRWGVPADNGEPIDRYQIKYCPGVKMAGTWHELENRCNTVEVVETTSYQMSDLSGNTYYRIELKAHNAIGYSSPASIIMKTTRGIDVIQVAERQVLSSAAIVGIAVGGVLLLLFIVDLLCCVTVHMGVMAAMCRKAKRSPSEIDDEAKLGRDEKEPLRTPTGSLKQNSTIEFDGRFVHSRSGEIIGKNSAV
- the Fas2 gene encoding fasciclin-2 isoform X3, with product MGQLQRQRVAQLATLYVVLCSCLTIELSSAQQQPKLEIYPTQEVQRKPVGKPLILTCRPTVPDQTLVTDLQWKDNMNNTILPKPSNYDPLYDSKGNKKNVTGRNHPPMYTETLPGESLGLMISSLSSEMGGQYFCTASYANTEILQTSVTIKTYVAITWTNAPENQFPILGDDYVVKCEVKADPNPTIDWLRNGDPIRTDSKHVVQTHGLLIRDVAETDDGIYTCRAAVIETGELLERTIRVEVYIGPVITHLPAILEAVEGKPFAANCTATGKPVPEISWIKDSVQLNVANADRFKVDAQTGLLTISSVTQEDYDTYTCIAKNAAGVVDKKTKLTVLVRPSVYELYNVTGVTGKEIAITCRSKGRPAPAITFRRWGTEQQYTPGVQMDDERITLEQYFDEERGESTGTLRIARSQRTDDGLYQCIAKNKGDTAYKTGHIAVEFPPDFTHMKELPPVFSWEQRMANLSCLAMGIPNATIEWRWNGRNIKDLYDTNLKIEGTGPRSDLIVHPVTRQYYSAYKCIATNIHGSAEHDMQLKEARVPDFVTAAVPRQLTATTITFDIRGPATELGLPILAFSVQYKEALNPDWSTALNRSWSPDSPYIVEGLRPQTMYSFRFAARNQVGLGNWGVNQQQSTPRRSAPEEPKPLHSPVQNDKEEPVVVSPYSDHFELRWGVPADNGEPIDRYQIKYCPGVKMAGTWHELENRCNTVEVVETTSYQMSDLSGNTYYRIELKAHNAIGYSSPASIIMKTTRGIDVIQVAERQVLSSAAIVGIAVGGVLLLLFIVDLLCCVTVHMGVMAAMCRKAKRSPSEIDDEAKLGRDEKEPLRTPTGSLKQNSTIEFDGRFVHSRSGEIIGKNSAV
- the Fas2 gene encoding fasciclin-2 isoform X1, encoding MGQLQRQRVAQLATLYVVLCSCLTIELSSAQQQPKLEIYPTQEVQRKPVGKPLILTCRPTVPDQTLVTDLQWKDNMNNTILPKPSNYDPLYDSKGNKKNVTGRNHPPMYTETLPGESLGLMISSLSSEMGGQYFCTASYANTEILQTSVTIKTYVAITWTNAPENQFPILGDDYVVKCEVKADPNPTIDWLRNGDPIRTDSKHVVQTHGLLIRDVAETDDGIYTCRAAVIETGELLERTIRVEVYIGPVITHLPAILEAVEGKPFAANCTATGKPVPEISWIKDSVQLNVANADRFKVDAQTGLLTISSVTQEDYDTYTCIAKNAAGVVDKKTKLTVLVRPSVYELYNVTGVTGKEIAITCRSKGRPAPAITFRRWGTEQQYTPGVQMDDERITLEQYFDEERGESTGTLRIARSQRTDDGLYQCIAKNKGDTAYKTGHIAVEFPPDFTHMKELPPVFSWEQRMANLSCLAMGIPNATIEWRWNGRNIKDLYDTNLKIEGTGPRSDLIVHPVTRQYYSAYKCIATNIHGSAEHDMQLKEARVPDFVTAAVPRQLTATTITFDIRGPATELGLPILAFSVQYKEALNPDWSTALNRSWSPDSPYIVEGLRPQTMYSFRFAARNQVGLGNWGVNQQQSTPRRSAPEEPKPLHSPVQNDKEEPVVVSPYSDHFELRWGVPADNGEPIDRYQIKYCPGVKMAGTWHELENRCNTVEVVETTSYQMSDLSGNTYYRIELKAHNAIGYSSPASIIMKTTRGIDVIQVAERQVLSSAAIVGIAVGGVLLLLFIVDLLCCVTVHMGVMAAMCRKAKRSPSEIDDEAKLGSGQLVKEPPPSPLPLPPPVKLGGSPVTSPLDEKEPLRTPTGSLKQNSTIEFDGRFVHSRSGEIIGKNSAV
- the Fas2 gene encoding fasciclin-2 isoform X2; its protein translation is MGQLQRQRVAQLATLYVVLCSCLTIELSSAQQQPKLEIYPTQEVQRKPVGKPLILTCRPTVPDQTLVTDLQWKDNMNNTILPKPTGRNHPPMYTETLPGESLGLMISSLSSEMGGQYFCTASYANTEILQTSVTIKTYVAITWTNAPENQFPILGDDYVVKCEVKADPNPTIDWLRNGDPIRTDSKHVVQTHGLLIRDVAETDDGIYTCRAAVIETGELLERTIRVEVYIGPVITHLPAILEAVEGKPFAANCTATGKPVPEISWIKDSVQLNVANADRFKVDAQTGLLTISSVTQEDYDTYTCIAKNAAGVVDKKTKLTVLVRPSVYELYNVTGVTGKEIAITCRSKGRPAPAITFRRWGTEQQYTPGVQMDDERITLEQYFDEERGESTGTLRIARSQRTDDGLYQCIAKNKGDTAYKTGHIAVEFPPDFTHMKELPPVFSWEQRMANLSCLAMGIPNATIEWRWNGRNIKDLYDTNLKIEGTGPRSDLIVHPVTRQYYSAYKCIATNIHGSAEHDMQLKEARVPDFVTAAVPRQLTATTITFDIRGPATELGLPILAFSVQYKEALNPDWSTALNRSWSPDSPYIVEGLRPQTMYSFRFAARNQVGLGNWGVNQQQSTPRRSAPEEPKPLHSPVQNDKEEPVVVSPYSDHFELRWGVPADNGEPIDRYQIKYCPGVKMAGTWHELENRCNTVEVVETTSYQMSDLSGNTYYRIELKAHNAIGYSSPASIIMKTTRGIDVIQVAERQVLSSAAIVGIAVGGVLLLLFIVDLLCCVTVHMGVMAAMCRKAKRSPSEIDDEAKLGSGQLVKEPPPSPLPLPPPVKLGGSPVTSPLDEKEPLRTPTGSLKQNSTIEFDGRFVHSRSGEIIGKNSAV